TTGCCCCTGCCACCTGCCCATCCTCGCTGTCGTGCTGGCCGGCACAACCGCCGGTGCTTTCCTCGGCGAGCATTGGGTCATCGCGGCGCTCGGTTTGACCGGCCTGTTCCTTCTGTCCCTGTCGCGGGCGTTGCGGGCATTCAGGGAAAGAGAATGAGCGCTTTCCGGCCGGATGGATGGACGACGCCGGAACTGGCCCAAGCGGTCGAGCGCGGGCAGCTTGAACTGCACTACCAGCCCGTCGTCGATCTGCGCAGTGGTGGGATTGTCGGCGCGGAAGCCCTGTTGCGCTGGCGTCATCCGACGCTTGGACTATTGCCACCGGGCCAGTTCCTGCCCGTGGTCGAATCGTCCG
This genomic window from Stenotrophomonas maltophilia contains:
- the merE gene encoding broad-spectrum mercury transporter MerE — encoded protein: MNNPERLPSETHKPITGYLWGGLAVLTCPCHLPILAVVLAGTTAGAFLGEHWVIAALGLTGLFLLSLSRALRAFRERE